The Spirulina subsalsa PCC 9445 region TGCGAAATACAAATCTTGATCCAGACCGTGATTGTGATGACGTTATTCGATTAATGATTACATCGCTCAAGGATGAATAAGTTGCACCTAAATAGCGTAACTTTTGTAACTCAACCTTTCACAAGTTAAAATCTAGCAGATGTTTCAATTGTGTATCTTTTGTGAGGATGGTCATTTGGATTTATAGGGTCGTCTTGATACAAACAATCGAGGAAGATTTTGACAATTTGACCAAAGTTAGATAAAATGAGAATATTATTTTTTCAACCAATCTCCTATTTAACAGAAATAAGAGCTTTTGGGTAAGTCATCTCTGAAAATTAAACAGTTCTGCATGGAGATAAATAACTATGCTTCCCCTAGAAATAGCCATCCAAAAAATTCAACAATTGCCTCCTGAGCAATGGCAAAAGGTACTTGAATTTATAGAATTCTTAGAATACCAATCTATGCACCAGCAAAAAGCAACTAAAACCCTAGAAACTTCTGAAATTTCATTTGCAGAGGCAGCTAAAGAATTTATTGGCTGTCTCGATAGTGACTTAGAAGATTTGTCCTATAATCCTAAGTATTTAGAAGGATTAGGTCAAGAATGAGTCCAAAAATTATTGTAGACACGGGAGTTTTAATTGCTTTTCTCTTGCCCAAGGATAAATTTCATTCTTGGGCTGTTAGCCAATTTTCAAAAATTACTCATCCTGTCATCACCAATGAAGCGGTAATCACAGAAGCCTGTTTTCTAGCCCGAAGGATTTATCAAGGGCAAGCCACTATTTTAAAATTAATCAAACAAGGATATCTGGTTATACCCTTTACCTTAAACCAAGAAATAGAAGCGATAGAGAGCCTCATGCAACGCTATATTTCAGTCCCCATGTCGTTAGCCGATGCCTGTTTAGTGAGAATGAGTGAAATGTATGAAGATAGTAGAATTATAACCCTAGATAGTGATTTTACAATTTATCGAAAACACCGAAACCAAACAATTTCTATCATTATGCCACCGGATAATTAAGCCGACTCGTAGAAATGTGAATAGACTCTCCCCTAGTATTAAAATTAGGTTGTTATGAGCAAAAAAATATTGTCAAAAAAAGCCCCTAATTTAGCAAAATAGAAGCTTTTTGTCAAGTTACTTTGTAAAATTCAGCATTTCTGCTGGCGAGAGTCTACCTGTGACCACTTTTCCTTCCCTTATAGTCTAAACTTAACAAAGTCCGACCACCGATTCTTGCCCGTTAGAACTTTTAACATGAATTTGGGTTATTAGTAACCACGGATCTCCTGGTGATTTTCGATGGTAATTTTTACCATTAGGACAAAAAGCATAGTCTCCTGTTCCATTTTGAGTTCGATATAGAGTACAGGTTTGATTCACTTCTGAAGTAGTGAATATATCTATATCACTTTGAAGACTATAGGGGACACTAGAAGGTGAGGTTGAATCAAAGCTATAAATCTCAGCACTACATTTTGATAAAGCACTAATTGCCTGTTCCCTAACAGTACCCGTTCCATGCTCTACAAGCATTGTTAAAACCTTGATCGCTGTTCCCTGATATCGTCCTAACTGTAGTAACGCTTGCGCTGCCGCTACAGCATTTTCTTGAATAGCCTTGGTAGCATCTTGTGGATCTGGCTTTTCCTGACTTGCTGCTTTTTTAAACGTCAAATAATCTTCTAAAGACTTGCGCAAGGAATAGCTTAAACGAGTCACTTGAGAACGGGGCGAAAAGTTCTGTAATCCTAGTTTAAACTCAACATCTTCAATCTCACTGAGGTCAAATTTTGCCCGGATCAGTTGATCAATTTCCCATTGAATCTCTTCCCAATTTGCCCGCAGTTTCGGATAATCCGTCATGGTTTTTTTCCTCATAATAGGACGATGAAAAGCTGGAAATTCCCTAGAATCTTCAATAGCACCCGCGAAAGTCTGGATTTCCCCTGTATCCTGAAGAAAGGCGATCGCCTTTTCCCCATCCACCAAACCCGCACCCGTTGCCCTATCGACACCTGGCCGCGCCGGATAGCCCCCAGAAGCTGGGTTACAATACCCCTTGACAATATCCCGCGCCGTTTCCCGTAAAATTCGCCTAATCTCAGTTGGAGTCAGATTCGGTTGCACTTGCCGCAATAAGGCACAAATCCCCGCCACTTGGGGAGTGGCTACGGACGTTCCACTAAAGGCCGCCCAACCATCTTGGGGGCAGGTTTTGTCCCCAATGGCGGCATATTTGCGGTCAAGCTCACTGCCGGGGGGAACAGGTAACAGGATATAGTCGCCATAGGGAGCTTTCCCCACTAAACCACAGACATCCGGAACCTGACGCTGGGGATACACCGCACTAACAAAACCACTGGTTGCGTCACTGGCTTCTAACTCGGTTTCGGGGCAGTCTTGGGGATGCCAATAAACCCCCCCAATGGCAATCACATCCGGATGTTGAGCGGGAAACCCCCAACCCCCATTTCCCGCCGCAAAAAGTACCACAATCCCCCGATGGACGGCATCGGCAACGGTGGCCGCCAATACCCGATCATGGGCGGAAAGTTGATCCCCCCGTAGGTTTGACCCCCAACTACAGGAGATAATCTGGGGATTGAGGGCAATGGCGCGTTTTAATCCGGCGATACAGTTAACGTTTTTGCCCGGTTCGTTCTCTCGGACTACGATATTGGTTTTAATCATAGTCAGTTGAACATCGGGTGCGATCGCCAAAAGGTTAGCAGAAACCCCTGTACCGTGACCATTCTCGTCCTTCTGGGGTTCATCCGCCCCCGGACTGAGTAGCACATTCACCTGATAGTTTTGCTGCTCAAAATAGCGGTGTGCATACCATCCCGTGTCAACAATCACCACTCGGATTCCCTGCCCCCGGATGCCCTGTTCATGAACTCTCTGGACATTGAGGCCTCGTCGGAGATCCTCTGGAATCCGGAGATAATCATGGCTAACGGCCGGGGGAAAGGG contains the following coding sequences:
- a CDS encoding DUF2281 domain-containing protein, yielding MLPLEIAIQKIQQLPPEQWQKVLEFIEFLEYQSMHQQKATKTLETSEISFAEAAKEFIGCLDSDLEDLSYNPKYLEGLGQE
- a CDS encoding type II toxin-antitoxin system VapC family toxin, with translation MSPKIIVDTGVLIAFLLPKDKFHSWAVSQFSKITHPVITNEAVITEACFLARRIYQGQATILKLIKQGYLVIPFTLNQEIEAIESLMQRYISVPMSLADACLVRMSEMYEDSRIITLDSDFTIYRKHRNQTISIIMPPDN
- a CDS encoding S8 family serine peptidase → MSDAELPDALLSKPFPPRIYAEAVIRSQSGESLLSSAEAVTQDNVEDFYGDRTALETARQRLSELGFEVLEEGSFSLTIAAPAEVYEQSLHTSLISLERPVMDTPGVITTSNFINTLDTKQFGRIDTTKTPALKDVLDGIAINEPLTYLQYQTPSPFPPAVSHDYLRIPEDLRRGLNVQRVHEQGIRGQGIRVVIVDTGWYAHRYFEQQNYQVNVLLSPGADEPQKDENGHGTGVSANLLAIAPDVQLTMIKTNIVVRENEPGKNVNCIAGLKRAIALNPQIISCSWGSNLRGDQLSAHDRVLAATVADAVHRGIVVLFAAGNGGWGFPAQHPDVIAIGGVYWHPQDCPETELEASDATSGFVSAVYPQRQVPDVCGLVGKAPYGDYILLPVPPGSELDRKYAAIGDKTCPQDGWAAFSGTSVATPQVAGICALLRQVQPNLTPTEIRRILRETARDIVKGYCNPASGGYPARPGVDRATGAGLVDGEKAIAFLQDTGEIQTFAGAIEDSREFPAFHRPIMRKKTMTDYPKLRANWEEIQWEIDQLIRAKFDLSEIEDVEFKLGLQNFSPRSQVTRLSYSLRKSLEDYLTFKKAASQEKPDPQDATKAIQENAVAAAQALLQLGRYQGTAIKVLTMLVEHGTGTVREQAISALSKCSAEIYSFDSTSPSSVPYSLQSDIDIFTTSEVNQTCTLYRTQNGTGDYAFCPNGKNYHRKSPGDPWLLITQIHVKSSNGQESVVGLC